The nucleotide window TAAGTTATAAAAATTGTAttagttattttccattttaaaatgtatactttgAAAGCTTAGTCTTCATTACCCaaacaaattataaaacacagtaggggggcttccctggtggcgcagtggttgagaatctgcctgctaatgcaggggacacaggttcaagccctggtctgggaagatcccacacgccgtggagcaactaggcccgtgagccacaactactgagcctgcgtgtctggagcctgtgctccgcaacaagagaggccacgatagtgagaggcccgcgcaccgtgatgaagagtggcccccgcttgctacaactagagaaagccctcgcacagaaacgaagacccaatacagccaaaaattaattaattaattaattaatttaaataaaaacacagtagGACCCTTTGAGATAAGAATACTATCAGTCCCATTTTATACATGGGGAAAATGAGTGTTGCAGAAGCCCCGTCAGAGGGGCCCAAAGTCACAGGATTGCcatgaggcagagctgggacttgtaTCCAGGTCATTGACTGCAAAAGCCAAGCTCTTAACTACACTGCAAGGGGGTCTCAAAAACACCCTCAAGTACAGGCAGATAAAGTAAGTAAGGGAAGCAGGTGAGAATGTGACTAAGGTAAACTGGAGAGCACATGTCCAACTAAAGGCAACTGCAGCCTGCAGCTACTTGGCTCCAAACAGTATAGCCAGGCAGACATGTTGAACATGAGAAATGAGACTAGCTAGCAAGCAAGATATCTAGATTGTGAaatcatctgatttttaaaatgttttaaatattggatcaagtttttttctttaaaaatgtccattaaagtgaataagaagaaaaaaaatcaagtaatgctagcaaggacatggagcaactggaactctcacacactactggtgggaatgcaaaaaatACTTCAGCcaatttggaaaatagtttgacatattcttacaaagttaaacacacaCCACATTCAGaagtcccactcctaggtatttcccCAGGTGGAATGAAAACCTATACTCACACAAAAATCTGAGCCCTAATGTTTTCAGTGCCTTACTCAAAATCACCAAAAATTGGAAACGACCCAAAGGTCTCTCAActagggaatggataaacaaactgtggtacatccatccaatggaatactactcagcattaaaaaggaatgaactagcAATACATGacacaacatggatagacctcaaaagcattatgctaagcaaaagaagccagacttcagggagatcagctcggtgctttgtgaccacctagaggggtgggatagggagggtgggagggagacgcagagggaggggatatggggatatatgtatacgtatagctgattcacttttttatacaggaGCAGCTAACACAAcagtataaagcaattatactccaataaagatgttaaaaaaaataaaataagatataataaaataaagaagacagacttaaaaggctacacactgtatgattccatgacATTCCggcaaaggcaaaactatagagagaaAATATCAGTAGTTGCTGAGGACCTGGGGTTGACTACAAAGGATCAACACAAGGGAATTTTgggggggtgatgaaatgttGCATATCTTTATTGTGGTAGTAGTTACATGACTGTTAATGTTTATCAAAACTGCTGAACTATACACTCAAAAGAGTGAATTTAAgtctgtaaattataccttaattaaaCAATGAGGGAAGTAGTTGAAAGGTGAAAAAAAGCACCAACTCTATAAAACCCattgatatagatatataacaaaacaatatattttcttcACTGGTATGTGTGATTATTTTACGATATAAAGATGACAAACTATTTGacacatttagaaaaaagagaagtatgATTTTAAGACCTACATCACGCTCAGTGAAATAAAATCTACGGCACTCTAAAACCAGATTAGACAAGAACTCCAAAGAAAGACATACTATAAAAATAgtattcggggcttccctggtggcgcaatggttaagaatctgcctgccaatgcaggggacacgggttcgagccctggtctgggaagatcccacatgccgcggagcaactgagcccgtgagccacaactactgagcctgcgcgtctggagcctgtgctccgcaacaagagaagccacgacagtgagaggcccgcgcaccgcgatgaagagtggccctcgctcgccgcaactggagaaagccctcgcacagaaacgaagacccaacacagccaaaactaaataaataaataaatttataaaaaaaaaaaaaaaatagtattcggATTGTTCATAGGGAGTCAAGTTAAAGTATGCCCTTTATTGAGATAACAGATACAAAAAATGTTTTGCAAATAATGAAGAACCCTACAAATAGTAAATAGAATAGTATGGTAAAAAGCACAAGTGTTAGGGTCAATCTGCCTGGCTTGActcctgtctctgccacttactagctatgtggccTTGGACGAGTTACTTCAACCCTCtgagctttatttttctcaactgtaaatgTAAAGTCCTCAAAGGGTTTTTGTaaagacaaaatgagaaaataaagtgctttttgtaaagcacttagcacttaAGAAGTGTTAAATAAGGTACCTGTTACTAAAAATTTGAAGATTTTCATCttccattttgaatttaattGCAAATACTGGTTTCTTGCAGGAATCAGGACTACTCTAGAGTCATCAGAGGATTCAGAGAGGCTGCTTAGAGTGGCAGCAGATAGGACAAGGGGGGTGGCCTGCAGTGGCTGGTCTTGTTACATCAGTCCTTTCTTTGGAACTTGACTGTTGGGCAACTCAGCAGGCAACTAGCCAGGCATTATTAGCAGTGAAGTGCCTCTGCTGTGCCTgcaccttccccccacctcctaaaGCAGCAGGAGACTCCAGCAGGCTAGGCTAGGGTGAGGTGTGTGAGGTGCCAGCGTGCAAAACATAAGGAGCCCTAAGCACCTAATTTGCCTACCCTAGTCCTGGCCCACCTTCCCTCCAATACTCTTATTTCCACATCTCTCCCAACTCATAGATTTTCCACACTCTTCCCTTcctcagggggaaaaaatctttGTTTCTGCTTCCTTTCAAGCCTGAGAAGATGCACACAGTTTAGTAACTAATCATTAGCCTTCACTATTGTTATTGTGTCCTAGATTATATATGTTTGCTACCTGTTGTGGataactttcatttctgatataatTTAAacgctgttttttgttttttttttctctgtcaatACAGGAATCTCTCTTTGAAGGAATCTGAAAGCTTGCTGACAAAAAATGATGTACGTGAACCTCACCTTCTTCATAActcaaaagtagaagaaaatgtgTTTGTAAAAAACCAGTAAATTCAGCCTTAAGCGATCTGAAACGTGTGACTCTTTACCTTTATAGTATTACTAGGCAACATCATCCTTTGTGGTTTGTAGCTTTACGGCATCTCATTATATAAGAAGGACCTTTGAGTTCTTGTTTGATTTGCTTCTTTTTAGAATCCGAAACAGTGCTTTCCAACTGCTTTATTCCTCATTACATACAATTTACAGGGGAAATAAAGGTGTGCTTTCTCATTCACCAAAAGAAAGTAATCTTTTTTTGAACCAATGGTGTTTTGGTGTGCTTCTTTCTAAAGTGTAAATCGAACTACAGTTACTGAATGGGAATTGAGATGAAAACCTGAGGATTCTTTTGATTCACTAGTATACTTAAAGTGTGTGGAATTCTACACTCAAATACAGTAAGTGCCACCATTACTATGCACGAGTCGGTAGCTCCAATTTTAAAATCTATGGTAAAGGATGAAATTATGTCACGTATACAAGAGCGGTTTCattaatgctattttaaattcGATATTCCGTCTTGACCGCAAAGAAGGTGTTTTAACGTCCTGCTCTCCCCCTCGCAGGCACTGTTTTCAAGGATGGACTAATCACGTCGCTGGGAAATACGGGCCGTCCGCCCAGACTTCACCCCTGAAAGCGACGGGGCCAAACGGGCGGAAGCCACAGAGGGTCGGGGGGCGTCCAGGGCCCAGGCTTCCTGGGCGGCTGGGAACGGGCCTCGCGGGGCAGCGCCCCCTTTTCTCAAGGAGGCCGGAGAGAGCCCCTCCCCGCACGGCCGCCGGCCCCGCTCCCCGGGCGGGGGGCCCACGAGGGCTAAACACTTCAGGCGAGTTCCCCGCAGGGAAACTCCAAATCCGTCCAAATAGCGAAACAAAGCGGGGGCCCCTGGGCGCCGGCACCTCGGGGAGAAGCGACCGCGACTGGGGGAACTTCCTAAGGTACCACAGACAGTGGGCGCGCTCGAGCTAAGTGCAGTTTATCTCTGGGCGGCTCAGTAAACTGGTCACGGAATCCCGAGGGTGGAGGGACTACGCTTTAAGTAGTTAGGGCAGCGGGAGACATTTACCTTGTGGTAGAGTGAAAGGTGAGCGCCTCGAGGCGGCACACTCCACAGTTCCTCACAGAAAGTTACGTCACGCTCAACAAAACGGCCGCGTTCCCGCCTCGGCTCGGCGCCGGCCTGGAAGGTGCCGGAGCTCAGACTGGGCCCGAGGCGGAAGGGCGGCGGCGAGGCGAGCTAACTCGCGAGGCCGCGCTGGGGTCCCACAGCAAAGACCGCGGCTCTGGCCCAGCCGGCCGCCAACCCCGCGGGCGCTAGACGTGTGGCTCTCGGAGTCCCGCCCCGGGGAGAACCTGGACGCGGAGGGGCGGGGGCAGAAAGACGCTCCGCCCCCTCTGGCCCGGCCCCTCCCCGCAGGACGGTTGCATTAATGACTCTCCCGAGGCGGACGGGCTGCTCGGAGAGGACCGAGTCCCCTGCACGGCACCTCAGGCTCCTGCGGACGTCAGCGGGTCCTTCTGCGGTCATCCCACGCCGAGCTTGGCCAGCACGCACGCCTCGCCTCGCAGAAGCCCGCATAAAAGACGCGTCCGGCCCGGGCTGGAAGCGGCCGTAGCCTTCGGCTGGACGAGGATGGAGTGACCGGCGCGGTCCTGGCCACGCAGACCCAGCTCGACGCTCCTCGCCTGCTCTCGCAGCGGAGCCGAACCTCGTACGGCCGCTCCAGGAAAGGTGAGGGCCCCTGTCCGACCCCCGCCGCGCTGCTCCCGCGCTTGGAGGGGTAGGGGGTGCCTTAGTCCCGGGAGAGGCCACCGGTCCCCCGCTTCTCCGGCGGAAACTGCCCTGAGCTCCTGCCGTCGCCCCTGAGGTCCCCGGGCCTCGGGAGCGAATGGTGCGAGGGCGGCCGGCGTGGGCACGGCTGGCCCTGACGAGGCAGGGCTTCCCGCCGCGCTCCACGAGTTGACCAGCTTCATCTTTCCTGCTGGACGAGCGGGATAGCGTTCCAGAAGCGCGAACAAGTTCCGAACCGGAGCTGTGGTTCCGAAATCTTTTTCCCCGGTAGCGTAGCCCTTCCGATTAATTTGTCGGCGGAAAGTAAAGCCGGCACCGCGCTCCTCCTCAGCCTTCCAAGCAGCCCAGGAACACTCGGGCCCCACCACTCTCCCCAGACGCCGGGAGGCAAAAGCGCCCCAGTCAAAAGGTGCTCACCTCTGAGATCGCCTGGAGCCATGTCGGACGGCCGGGTCCGGCGCGCAGGGGGAGCGGGAGGGCTGCGCCTCCCCGGGTTAAACTCGACCGGCGCCCCGGCCTCACCGCGCCTTCCGTCCTTTGCAGGGCGCGCGGCGCGGGAAGCCGCTATGGACCGCGGCGGCCCCGCAGGCAGCCACCTGATCGCCAGCAACGAGCCCGCGCCACCGGTAGCCGCCACCCGAGACTCGAGCCAGGGACGAACCGGACCGGGGCCGGCGGGCCCAGGCGGTGGCGCGCGCTCGGGGGGCGGGAGGCCGGCGGCAGCGAACGCGGCGCGGGAGCGCAGCCGCGTGCAGACTCTGCGGCACGCCTTCCTGGAGCTGCAGCGCACGCTGCCGTCGGTGCCGCCGGACACCAAGCTGTCCAAGCTGGACGTGCTGCTACTGGCCACCACCTACATCGCGCACCTCACTCGCAGCCTGCAGGACGACGCCGACGCACCGGTGGACCCCGGACTGGGCGCCCTGCGCGGGGATGGTTACCTACACCCTGTCAAGGTAGGCGGGCAGGGCGCACTGCGGAGCCGGGGCCGGGAGCACGGCACCTTGACCGCGGGGTCTACCCCTGCCTGGGCAGATACCGCCCAGCTCTCACCCCTCCTTCAGGGTGAGGCGGGGAACAGATCAGGAGAGCGACCTCGGCCCGCGAAGGCACCCGTGGCGAGGTCCCCACTGCACAAGGCTACTCCTTGACGGTTTGCAGGTAAAGGGCTTAAACCCGGGCTGGCTTGGGTAGGGGAGTCTCACGCCCCTTATAGGATGCAACCTACAGGATTCCTTTCCTAGATGAGAAGTTTCTTGCGGGTGCCTGGTGGGGTGCTTGGTTGCACGTCCTGATAATTTTTAGTGTCCGAGTTACATTTATGAGCCTTTGAGGGTTTTTAATTTACATCATTGTTACCATTGTGGTgtttatcaaatatttgaaaagtttcAGGAATTAAACGGGGTGACGGAAGTATCTGCCCCTAACTAATCCTAGGAAACCAATGTTGaaaattttttgtaaagctggtaaGAACAAAAGGAGACCATTCTGCGTCCCCACACAGTAAATTTTCAGTCCGTTTTAATGAAGGTTAACGATCATGGACTAGACAACCACCAAGAATGTTAGAAAAACTATAATGAGTTTATGTGATTTTCATAATAAGTTGGCATATATGTTGTGTTCTGATTAAATATTCAAATTACATAATGTACAAAATTATCCAAGAGACTCcctcttgtattttttacattacaTATAGGTAGAGTGGTCAGGGTTTTTGTTTAATACGGTATATATGATTATGATTCACTACCTATATTGCAGTATTTAAACTCTCATCATCCTTTTCTCCTAGATTTGATTGTTTTCAAATCTTACATTGATCAGGTTTTCTGTTCAAAATGGATCACCTTCCCTATGTTTTCTAAAACTAAATATTCAAATTTTTGATTCCACCATTCTGaagcattttctctctctctctctctctctcacacacacacacaaatacaaaattaGGATTTTGCCTTAAGTATATCAATGTTcaataaattattgaataatCATTATCGAATTGAGGGTAAAGTACATCCTCTAATATTAACTGAACTTAAAATTCTGTGGTAAGGTTTAACAAAATTTACTTTGCACATTTAACCAACAAGATGATAGACTCAAACTAGTTCAAATATTAagtataaaaatttgaaatatcatTTATTCATAATTATGATAGACTATTCCATTCCATTCATGTGTTGTATAACCTCAGTTGGAAAGTTATTATTAATTAAGGGGTTTTGTATTACTATTGATATTAGATGCTACTAATCTATTAATATTAGATTGATGTTCGGTACATTAGATTGCTATTCAAATATATCATTAATATTAGATTTCTTTTGACTTGACATTATACTCTAAGGAAGTTTATTTTAACATTAAGTAGGCTTTAATACAAAAGACATCTGTTAAATGCCTCTTTGTGGGAGAGAGAAATCAGATGAGAAATCCAGTTGTTTTTCACCTTAGTTTCTTGCAGTGCTTTTTTGAATGAGTAATGTTAAAACCATAATTTTCATGTAACAATAAGCTTAACAAGAGTTTTTTTTTGCCCTGACTCCCGTACCAAATGTTTTTGTAGTCATAtaactctttaaagaaaaattaaatctcaTTTGTCCTCtgaatcaattatttttattttaaaagacaatccTAGGGATAATGAAAGAAAGCCAAAGATTACCTCTTAAGGATGAAATTGATGATGGTTGAACAAGTGACTagtctattttaaaatcatttactgagtgcctgctttgtGCAAAGCACTGTTAGGAGAGTGACTACAATTAAGGGTAAGACTCAATCCCTGCCCTAAATGAGCATATAATagagacaaagacagaaatataaataacAGTATTATAAGAGAGAATGTTGTATGTGCCATAAGAGAGGCTATAACCATATGCAGTGGAGGTGCAGAGGAAAGAGATTTTACATACATAATTGAAACTGCCTGTAACACATTATTTTACAGAGACTACCAAAATGCTTAAATATTAAGTCTATCATTGATTAATCTAATgccaaagaaataaagatattctgattattttgtactttttggTTTACTTAGTTAAAGAGTGTTCCAAAATGACTTTGTTTTTCTGCCTTACAACATAAGGGGGTCTTTACTTTGATCAAAGATCCATTAACAAGTATTTCAAGGCCATAATTTTGAATCATCAGTTCTTATTATCAGTATTGGGGATTTAGCACTTGTTAGCATTATTGGGAATTTACATTATGAGTACCTCAAATGAAATTGGAAGGTTTAAGAGACTGGAATCCCAGGGCATAGCCTAAAACAGCAGTTTTTATCCCTTTGGGATGTGAGCAGTTCTGATCAGCACCAGTGTCTGAAAGGGCAGTGCTTCTCCAAGGGAACAGGGGTATATTTCAGACACTTACATTGGAAGAAAAGCACAGATGGCTTTATTAATTGCATTACCCCTGGAGAATCATTGTTGATAACACAGATAAacaataatttcaaaaaataaatacaaagttttGTTATTTTGGAGTCATTTAACTCCAAAAACCAGGAATATATTTTTAGTCTTCAGTTTCAGAATCAGTTCTGGTTAATTGTATGAGTCTGCTAGATTGTTCTAAGCTAATGAAACTACATAATTTTAAGTATGACTTATTAGGTAAAGTAGAGGTCAGGATTGTGTTAATCTACACAATGCTAAAACAGACCATTGAGAAGTGAAATGTAAATCAGTCAGCTGGGTTTTTTGGCATGATGCTGACATGCAACCTAACCaatattgtatttatatttttatttctgactcTTAAAACTATTTATGTGTCTATATTAAATTCATTTGAATAAAATCATTTGAAGACTTTTTGAAAATCCAGGAACACAAAGTT belongs to Balaenoptera ricei isolate mBalRic1 chromosome 17, mBalRic1.hap2, whole genome shotgun sequence and includes:
- the TCF24 gene encoding transcription factor 24: MDRGGPAGSHLIASNEPAPPVAATRDSSQGRTGPGPAGPGGGARSGGGRPAAANAARERSRVQTLRHAFLELQRTLPSVPPDTKLSKLDVLLLATTYIAHLTRSLQDDADAPVDPGLGALRGDGYLHPVKKWPMRSRLYIGATGQFLKHSVSGEKINHDNIPTDSQP